The genomic stretch TTCTGatgtttctattattatttcatcatcagGCAGTGGTGGACAAACTGCTGTCCAAAACTACAGACAACTCCCTGCTGATCTCCAGGTTCCAGGAGTTCCTTGAGATGGAGGATGTACGCTATTATGTCATGAGCTCCATCCGTGAGGATGTGGGCAAAGTcatggacaaaaacaaagggGTAGGAGATCTATTCAGTACTTAGCTCATCTGCTGTTGCTGAGCTTGCTTATTATTTTCCTTGtcgcattttattttattttgaaaatactacTTGGTGCGCTGAATGCTGTTGGCTTGTCTTTTTCCTCTCAGGCGTTGGTGCCTGTATATCAGAACAACGTGTTCACCCTCATGTCCAACATCAGCATACCAAACCAGGAGTCGGAGCTCACAAACTTCATGGTCAAACAGGAAGGTGAGACCTGCTTGTTGTCAATGCCGCAATGTTGAAGTGTTCGTCTCTTCTGTTTAGGGAGAAGAGGCTGTTTTTTGTACATGAATGCaatgttttaaaagtcatttaactgatttatttttttgtagccAAGCATGAGGACTGGAAAGCTGCTAAACTGaatgtaagtaaaataattttaatcaGACGTTCACATTTCTTAACTTAGAAATTTTCCGAATaggattttaaatgttgtacttCATAACAGGAACACAAGCGTGCCTTTGAGAGGATGTGGCTGGGCTTTCTAAAGAATAAGgtattataaaaaacatgaccGTACAATCATGtctaaatgttgttgtttattaattaaaatgtattttctataCACATCTATAACACTTTGCCATCCCATCTCTCTGTTGTAGTTGCCAAGCAACATGTATAAAAAGATCTTGGTGATCCTCCATGACTCCATTTTGCCCCACATGAGTAAACCCACACTGATGATTGACTTCTTGACTGCAGCCTATGAAGTCGGTAAGTTATGCCTGTAGCCCAGTAGTGACAGTACTCGAACATCTTCATGTGAGCTGACAGAGACTGCTTTACAATAACCACAGTGTTGTCTCTGGGATGTATTATATCTATAGGGTGATGCTGGTAATCATGATATggtattttgtcatgtttttgttgaacaGGTGGGGCTATCAGCCTGCTGGCCCTCAATGGGCTTTTTGTCCTCATACATCAACACAACCTGTGAGTATAACATGAGAAAATAGTAAATTTAGCAAATTTAAAAGTCACATTAATTAcagtaatatgttgaaaaaacacaaggcTCTATTCTCAATCTATAAAAGGCAACAGTAGACTGAAAGATGTTTGAATTGCATAAATACTGTACTATAtgttgtgtttgcgtgtgtgctTGCAGAGATTACCCGGATTTCTACAAGAAGTTGTATAATCTGCTTGAGCCTTCTGTTTTCCACGTGAAGTACAGAGCACGCTTTTTCCACCTAGCTAACATCTTCCTTAGCTCCAGGTAAGAAAATTCATGcttctcttaaaaaaataaaatcgaTCCTCCTGGAGCACTGGACAGGTGTACAATTATAGTTAAAACTATTTTGATGATTGATGGCCATTGTTGAGCATCACTGAATTAAATGGGGTTTCGAGGGAGAATGTGATTATCTGATTCGAGCTGACAGTATGCCCATGTAAAACTCAAAATTCGCACATTCGCTGAATATGTATTTGTTCCTTCCTCCAGTCACTTGCCAGTGTACCTAGTCGCTGCGTTTGCCAAACGCCTGGCACGCTTGGCTCTCACAGCACCGCCTACAGCCCTCCTCATAGTGCTGCCCTTCATCTACAACCTGATCCGGCGCCACCCGTCCTGCAGAGTCCTTATTCACAAGCCCAGCACAGAGGATGGTGAGCGTCAGTCACTCTCCTGTTTATGGTTGTAATTGCATCGGTTTCAAAATGCCAGGGGTTTTAGATTGCCAGTCGGAATCATGATGTTTAAGACGGCTTGTAGGAATTTTACTGTGATGCACAATCCAAGGAAGCGTTTTAGGATGTATGTAAaggtttgtttcttttcataatGACAGAGCCTGTGGAGGACCCGTATCTAATGGATGAAGAGGATCCTGCCCAGTGCCGTGCTTTAGAGAGCAGCTTGTGGGAGATTAAGGTGTGTACAGCATGTGATGTGTCTCAGCCAAGGATTGATTTGGAAATGAAGGAATATCATGTACATTTAGGAATCAAACTTAACAGACGCATACTTAATTTtcaatgattttcttttcttttcctgcagaCTCTACAGAAGCATTACCATCCAGATGTTGCCAAAGCTGCTATGTCCATCAACACACCTCTGTCAAACAAAGAGGATGACATCAGCGAGTTGTTGGAGATAACAACATATGAGGTAAAGGGACACCTCCAAACTTTAGATAACATCTACTCATTATTGTCCATTAGTGCATATATAAACTAAATGGAAGCTAACTCTTATAAATGCTATTGCTCCTCTTATACTCATATAGTCATGTATTTGAGTAACATGAATAATGTGTCCCATGTTCTTATCCCCAGATGATGGAGAAAGACCTGAAGCAGTCTAAGATCAAGAGTGTCCCACTAGAGTTTGAAACTGCCACGCAGTTACTCAAAGGAGGGGGAAATGTGTTAGGACAGCACTTCTGTCTGGattaaaacaaggaaaaatGAGCGGCCTGCATTCTTACTGGTGATACATTTCTGGGAACAGTTCATCTGTCAAGGTGACTGTTTATAGCTGTTTGGcctggacaggaagtgagacagaGTTCTCTAAGAGAccagctacagcagcagcagcaagaacAACCATAATGCATTTGAACTGGAGTTGTGTCATTATGTTTTTCTCTATGACTTTGATATGTAACTATTGtgaatcagtaaaaaaaacttttcaataACTCATGTTGAATAAATCTCTTTGGATTGTATTTGGCACATTTTGGGATTGTTAAAAGAAATTGGTTACAAATTAATTGGGagctgaagttttttttctcccatttgAATTTCTGTACAATTTTGATTATTGTAAACAGATGTAAAGCCGCTTAaagctatataaataaaattaacttCACTCACAGACTAACAAACTTTGCAGCTCTACAGTGCTTAATAACCTATTTCTGAAAATGGTTTTGCACTTTTACTGTTGATTTCAGTCACTCCTTGCTACAGCAGCAGTAGCCATACAGATAAAAACACTGCTAATCCCAGTATAGACCGCATCAGCAGGTAAACACACcagagaaaaaaggggaatCAGTATTGGAGTCCAACCTATCTGGTGGCCAGAAACACGTtttaaatatggaaaaataCAAATCTCAGGGCTGTTTCTGTCCTAAAGTAGCCAGGAAAACAAGtgtaatgcagctttaaaggccCTGCACagccacacaggtgttttcactgaTCCAGGTAAAGTTAAATGTaccaggaatgtgtgtgtgtgtgtgtgtgttgagggtgTTTCAAGTTGTACAACATAAACCCTGTCTTTATGCCGGGTAGTATATATTTTGGACCTTTTTAACGTTATAGTGACACCACCACGTGATCAGGTCTGTCCCCCCacatggtgcgttcaggtgacAGGTTAGCCTTATAATGCTCTTTTACGTCACCAGTTCATAtttcatgctcttttttttgaAGTGTGCCATATGGTCAAACAGCAGGCAGCCTTGGGTACAAGAACATcgtgagaggaaaaaaaaaatcctgaatcATAACGGACTTCAGTGTGAAAAGAGCAAGTCATATCAGGTTAAAGCTGTCCAGAACACGTAACGTTGCCAGCAGGCGGACACGCTGAAGAGGTATCCGCATTTGATGCAGCGCAGAATAAACAGCAtccatgcatgttttttttttttttttttttttaagtttttgaaattttatgtatttttcttttcttttgatgcGTTTTTGAAATGATCACTCTGAAGAGGATGAGAGCAACCGACAAGCTCACCTGGATGGGTAAACAATTCACAATATGTAACATTTACAATATGTTTTTagtgagaaaacatttttctcagacatttttttttagcatttaagAATTGCAGGGTTTCAGGTGCAACGTCATTTTCTTAGATATgctgtatctttttttaaaggacctGCAAACTGCAATTGTATGAAGTTTTTCTCCTGCACTGCAGACAATGTGCATGCATTTTAAACATCTACATGCATGCAGAGCTTGGAGCATGTCTCCAAAACCATTTAcagctattttttatttaatataatgcaGTAACCCCATAACTAAACTCCACTTGTTCATCTAAAATTGTGGTATTTTTTTTGGATTGGTATGTGCTAAAGTGTTATCAGCACAACAATCATTCTCAGAATCAAGCTAAGTTAATTACGTGGCATCACAATAGTAATGCTCTACTGTCTTCTTCAGAGGGATGTGGCATTATGAACAAAGACagcaataacaataaatcaatcataGTAATGGACTGATAGAATAATTAATAGCTGGATGGCAAATGAAAAACCCCACTTAGGCCTGGATAATGAGGCACGCACAGCACCCTCCTCTTACTTTAATACATCTGTGAGATGCTTTCCACTGCAGGTTCAAAGATGGCTTGGTGGGATGCAACATTTCTGCATAAATCTACAGGACTCCTGAGCTTtgtgtgttgtggttgttgttgttgttgttgttgttgttttgtctgtccTCCTCCCATCCCCTGCAAAGAAATAGAAGCTGTCCAAGGTGAGTCAGCACGGAGAAGCTGTTTGCGCAGTTGGCTGACACTTTAAGAGAGGCTGGGGAAGAGGGAGCTGATTCATTTTACAGTATTCTTTTTTCTATTACCTCTAAGAAAAAAGAAGTATGAAAACAAATTACTCGCATTTCTCCTTTGTCCATTGGTTGACTCTTTGTCGATGATAGTAtccaaaaaaagcattttgagtaccacttttttttacattactgtGATCCTTTTCTGCAGTTGCTTTTGTTTATTACAAAAGAAATGCCTTAGTCTAAAAGACAGAACACAGATGACGGAAATCAGCTGTTTGAGTATATTTATTATGATGCAGCAGTGGAGTCAGATAAGTAAAATCTCCTGATGCTGCATTAACCTTCTTAACCTTCCATGTGTCACTGTATACTAGTTTTTgtcaataagtgtgtgtgtgtgtgtgtgtgtgtgtgtgtgtgtgtgtgtgtgtgtgtgtgtgtgtgtgtgtgtgtgtgtgtgtgtgtctgtgtgggtttgCGTAAAGGtaaaaaacagcacacataGATGGGGATTTAGCACTGACTGATAAAGTCGGATGTTTTTTCCATGCTCCCCCCGTCATTGTGTTGCTGTGATACAGTAATCCTCTCTTATGTAACTGAGTGGCGCTCTCtctcactcgctctctctcactcaaTGAACACACTCGTACACATGCGCTTTggtacacacatgtaaatatcAATCACACCAGTCAGCACCTACAAATGCATGTAGACATATTGATGCAGGCGCAGCAATGTTTAATTGGACATTGTTGCTGTCAGGGATTGACTATAAACTAGCAGTAACAAACAAGTTATGTGTTTTAGACCAAAGAAGATGAAGGAATTGtacagtaagtaagtaagaaactCTTTGCTAGATTTGTTAGTGCAATATGCCATGCattcttttctgtgtttatgtttgtgcaGTTGCACGTTGTGGTTTTCtatattgaaattattttcctTCAGGTCAACTTCGTATGGTGGAAATTTGTAAAGATGATGTAATGAAAGTATTTTGATCAGCTATTGACTTGAAACTGCACACGAATAACAAAGTACATGAAAAAGTTCAGTACTAAAGAACTAATCTTAACACGCAGTTATAAAAGGCATTTGGTAACCCGTTAAAATACCAGTGTACTTGATAGGAAAACTGTAGTGTAtgcatgtatttctgtgtgtacaTCAGCTTGCAGTACATTTATTGCGTACACATTCAGCtgtatgttttggttttgtttgtgtgtggtgcaGTAAGCGTGTGCTTGTATGGAGGTGTGAGGTTTCCAGTGCGGCTCCAGCGTGTGTAATCTCTGGTTGTGTGGGTTTTGCAGGTGATAATGCGGGATCACACGTCCGACGCTAAcatggaggagctgctgaggCGGTCTCAGATGGAGTTACAGTGGATCCAAAGACAGCTGGCCATGATCGCTGCCAGAAACATACAGCATCACCACCTGCACACCAAGGGCAAGGTACTGTGGTACCACATACTGTAGGCCTGTgttgctactgctgctgctactacatGAAACCCCTACCAGGAGGGGAAGTTTGCCCACTGATACTAATCTTGTCTGTAAGGATTTATACTCCTACTAGACATGATTAAATTATCCTGTTATCAACATAAAACAGACCTCCTCTTTTATTAGCCCACTTGAGAGGAGGAAATCTGGGGATAAAGCAGCACATTTATGGACTTTCCTTAGAAAAAAGGAACATCTGTTCAACCCTAATCTGATAGATCTTCATTACATGTTATTATGACGCAACACTTGACGATGCTTTTAGACTTTCCTCCACTTCCTTGATGATGGACTTCCTGTTGCATTTTGTCAACCACCTTCTCCAATACactctttaaaacacagatgTATGTCTTTGCAATGGCAATAATGGTGATGTGTAATCTTTTAGTTTAACAACTTAAACTTTGACCCAATATTTAGTCCTATATATGAAGTAAAAAGTTCACATTTCTATTTTGCAAACATTACTAGATATAACTTGAAAAGATACCAGAATAACATGTTATTTGTAAAAATTTGTTTATGATCTGTAGAGCACACAAGCAGAACAAGaagtttatatttttctaaaccATGCTATGACAAGTGCAACAAAAAATACGATGTGATCTCAGCAATCTATTTTTGTTGTTCAGCACGATCACCATTGTTATTGCCGAATATTATTTAATCTCATTCCAGCTCTTCCAGTCTTAAAATTTTAAAATAGAGAGTTTTGGGTTTTTGCCTGCAAATCCGTTGTTTTCAATAATCTTTTACCTTAAACGACCCTAACAAATGAAcacctgtctgctgctgtgtttttaaatcttccTATACAATTATTTTGGGAGCTTTTATGGCAACTGGCATACAATGTCCTGATTTAGATTTGCTGACCAACACGATAGATTGTATAGGCATTTCTGACCTTGACTGATATTCTTTATtgggatgaaaacaaaaatccGAGGCACTGTTATGGCTCAATGAGAAGAACTCAGGCCTTGAAGTGAAGGATCAAATaacttattaataaaaaaaatcttttttaaatatttaacaatatagCTCCATACAATATCTATTTTGTTGGCGTCCTGGAAAACGTACAAAATGTCAAGTGTTCAGCTGATAACTCCATCCCTGGTGTTTggattttttccatttatttcatgTGGCCAGATGAGGACAGCATACTTCTTATTAACACatatcaaacattaaaatccaCCAAGTTGAGAAAGAAGCCGGTCCACGACACGCTCTAAAGGTAGCAGCTTGTTTGGGTAGTTAAACGACAAGTTGCCTTCAgctatttgcatatttaaagggGCCATTGCATATTTCTGCCCAATCCAGTTTACATCTGTTCCTGAACTCTGGTCTCACAGGGGCTTCATGTCATGCGCGAAGAGAATGCACTATGAGAGCAATGCGTCTACAGTAAGGAAGGACACAGCCTGTGAGCAagcgttgctaggcaacagagTGGAACAGAGAGTACGTTCTGCTTTCTCTTCTCACTCATGCACACTtagtgtctctttctttctgtcctctcctctgtcctgtgcCTCGGCTCCAGTGTTAAACTGAGAGAACGCCTATCAACGTAATACATTGTGAGCCTGCTGCTGATGCAACCTCGCTAAAACCAACATACTGATTCAATTTAAGTCCTCTGAGGTGAAGAGAGCAAATGGATGGTTGTATCTGAGGTCTATCCAGGGACATGAAAGTgtagatttgatttgattctaGAGGAAATGACACATAGTAATACAGAGCAAACGATAAACATAGTGAgatatatatatgcataaatGTGGGATGGAGTGATGTATGCATTGTTGCTTCTGTCAGCAAAACAGAACACCATTATCTTCTGTCTGCTAGAAAGAAAGATACAGAGGAAACAGGGATGCTTGACCATGATCTACTCTGTTTGGGattcagagaggaaaaaatgtttATCTATGATGTAATGATTTACACATCACCGCTCAACAGATTGACTTAGTCCATTTAAATGAAAGCTGCCCTGCAcgtcttttccttttttttccgcCTCTGTGACGTTGTTTCAGGGTGTGCACACGTCTGCGTATGAGCGAGACAGAGAGCGAAAAAAGTCAGGGAGGAGGGATTTTAAAGCACGACTGGAGGAAAAAGCAGAGAGTGCGTGAGGAAGCGTTAACACATTTAGAGGTGGGActcagg from Anoplopoma fimbria isolate UVic2021 breed Golden Eagle Sablefish chromosome 14, Afim_UVic_2022, whole genome shotgun sequence encodes the following:
- the noc4l gene encoding nucleolar complex protein 4 homolog; this encodes MAPAKKRNVSLAKTSEQSGKRAKIDINTKVENVLESRKNANDVFDILESLESEKEKDVVNAVNACSKLFSTLLEKKELFLGKLPGEEEALSGGLSADEKYRMFMRHRYNSCVEVLLEHLNHELHSVKESALCCLMKFAAGEGKHPLEDLDWSEHYSFPRELIQAVVDKLLSKTTDNSLLISRFQEFLEMEDVRYYVMSSIREDVGKVMDKNKGALVPVYQNNVFTLMSNISIPNQESELTNFMVKQEAKHEDWKAAKLNEHKRAFERMWLGFLKNKLPSNMYKKILVILHDSILPHMSKPTLMIDFLTAAYEVGGAISLLALNGLFVLIHQHNLDYPDFYKKLYNLLEPSVFHVKYRARFFHLANIFLSSSHLPVYLVAAFAKRLARLALTAPPTALLIVLPFIYNLIRRHPSCRVLIHKPSTEDEPVEDPYLMDEEDPAQCRALESSLWEIKTLQKHYHPDVAKAAMSINTPLSNKEDDISELLEITTYEMMEKDLKQSKIKSVPLEFETATQLLKGGGNVLGQHFCLD